In Anopheles gambiae chromosome 2, idAnoGambNW_F1_1, whole genome shotgun sequence, a single window of DNA contains:
- the LOC5667131 gene encoding carboxypeptidase B, whose product MRSLLVLPLLVALVAGATLDFEHYWTAQEMNEYIDELVRDFPTIATAVNVGTSTEGRPIRAVRVSKNNVANRPLVIVEAGLRAREWISPMSANYILHEIVEHYYEFEHILDNVNFLVVPLVNPDGYEFSRTTNRLWLKSRSVNGNGCFGVDLNRNFGHLWNTVGGSNDPCSDSFVGTAAFSAPETAALRNLIQANSANLALYLSIQSADQMVLYPFSHSATTNPANVAELRNLANSVALTLMRQNGRVFTSGGAGLLQTPASGSSIDFVAGTVQPDLVFTLETGAGGNYGYDVPESQMAELLSETTYGFLTMAEYVANNK is encoded by the exons ATGCGTAGCCTTCTCGTACTACCGTTGCTCGTGGCCCTGGTGGCTGGAGCCACGCTTGACTTTGAGCACTACTGGACTGCTCAGGAG ATGAACGAGTACATTGATGAGCTGGTGAGAGACTTCCCAACTATCGCCACCGCTGTGAACGTTGGCACCAGCACTGAGGGACGCCCGATTCGGGCGGTGCGTGTCAGCAAGAACAACGTCGCCAACCGGCCGCTCGTGATTGTGGAGGCTGGTCTGCGTGCCCGTGAATGGATCTCCCCGATGTCTGCTAACTACATTCTGCACGAGATCGTTGAGCATTACTACGAGTTCGAGCATATCCTGGACAACGTTAACTTCCTGGTCGTGCCGCTGGTCAACCCGGACGGGTATGAGTTCTCGCGCACCACCAACCGGCTGTGGCTGAAGTCACGCAGCGTCAACGGCAATGGATGCTTCGGTGTGGATCTGAACCGCAACTTTGGCCACCTGTGGAACACCGTCGGTGGAAGCAATGAT CCCTGCTCGGATAGCTTCGTCGGTACGGCAGCCTTCTCTGCGCCCGAAACTGCTGCCCTGCGCAATCTAATCCAAGCGAACAGCGCCAACCTGGCTCTGTATCTGAGCATCCAGTCAGCCGACCAGATGGTGCTGTACCCATTCTCTCACAGTGCCACCACCAATCCGGCCAACGTGGCGGAGCTGCGCAATCTTGCCAACAGCGTTGCGCTGACGCTGATGCGACAGAATGGACGTGTGTTCACTAGCGGTGGTGCGGGACTGCTGCAGACGCCTGCCTCGGGCAGTAGCATTGACTTTGTGGCGGGCACGGTTCAGCCCGATCTGGTGTTTACGCTTGAGACCGGCGCTGGTGGTAACTATGGGTACGATGTGCCCGAGTCGCAGATGGCTGAGCTTCTCAGCGAGACGACGTACGGTTTCCTGACGATGGCGGAGTACGTCGCCAACA